The Streptomyces sp. NBC_01276 genome includes the window GCGGAGCAGAGGAACAACGAGGGGTAGCCCCCCAGATCCCCGAGCACGACGGAGGCGATCGGGGGTACCAGGACGTACGGCAGGGAAGCCATCAGGTTGGCGAGGGCCATGTCCTTGCCGCGGTCCGCCGAGGCGGGCAGCACCTCGGTGACCAGGGCGGTGTCCACGGCCAGGTACACCCCGTAGCCCAGGCCCAGGATGACGGCCGAGACCAGCGTCATGGTCCAGGTGGGCGACAGGGCGAGCGGGATCGCGGCGACGGCCATCGTGAGGCCGCCGACGCAGACGAGCATGCGGCGCCTGCCCAGCCTGTCCGAGAGCCAGCCGCTGAGGACGACCGTCGAGATCGTGGCCACGCAGTTGACGCCGACCACGATGAGCAGGCCGTCCTCGGTGGACCGGCCGGGGAACAACTGCTCGTAGTGCAGGACGTCGTCCAGGAAGTACGGCATGTAGAGCGTGCCCAGGCCGTAGCCCAGTCCCATGATGAACCGGGAGCTCATCGCCCAGACGAAGTCGGGGTGCCTGCGGGGGCTGATCCGGTAGCCGTCCAGGAACGCGCGCAGGGAGAACGGCTCGCGGTGGTCGGGGGGAAGCGGCGGGTCCTCCATGACGACCGCGAACAGCGTGATGAGCAGAGGGAACGAGGCCATCAGCACGTACTGCGCGGGGAAGCCCGTGAGGAGTCCGAGCAGCAGCCCGCCCGCGATCAGACCGCCGGCCTGCGGGACCGTGGCCCAGCCCAGGACCACACCGCGCTGCGCGACGGGGACCCGGTCGGGTATCACCGGGGCGATCCCGGCACCAATGATCATGAAGGAGGCGGACAGTACGAGGGAGCCGAGCGTGATCCCGGCGACCGTCGTCTGGACGCCGGTATAGATCAGTGCCGCCATGCAGGCCAGCGAGCCCGCGATCATCCACGGCCGACGGCGGCCGAAACGGCCGGTGGTGCGGTCGCAGAGCGCGCCCGCCAGCGGCGCGATCACGATTCCCGAGATCGCGCCCATCATGCTGACCCAGGCGTAGGCGCCGACCTTCCCCGCCGGATCGATCTGGGCGACCTGCGCGGGCATCAGGAACGTGGTCGGCACCTGCATCGGGATGAACATCCCGGTGTTGGCCAGCACGTACAGGAGGATCCAGCCGGGGCCGACCCTGCGGGTCGGCTCGGCGAGGGCTTCGGGCCGTGCCGGGGCGAGGCTCATCGGGGCACTCTCTTGAGGTGGACGAGCTCGCTCGTGCAGTCGAAGGCCAACAGGGGCGGGAGGCCGTGGCCGAGCAGGACGGCGCCTTCGTGGACGGCCCCGGTGTCCTCGTCCCGGTAGCGGGCACGGTGGTCGAGGCCCTTCAGCCGGGTGCGGGCGACGGTGCGGTTCAGCCCGGACGGCAGGAAGCGGAAGACGACGACCTCGTCCTCGGTGAGGTACTGCACGGCGTCATGCCCGAGGCGGTAGAGGGCTCCGCCGTGCACCACGGGCCGGATCCGCTTGTACTGTCCGACCAGCGCCCGGGCCTGGGCCAGCTCGTCCTCGCTCCATTTGCGCAGGTCGCCGCCGATGCCCATGGCCCCGGCCATGGAGACGTGGAAGCGGTACCGGACCGAAGCCGGGCGGGCGGTGGAGCCGTTCGGGCTGTCGGTGACCCAGGCGCCCATGGTCCGGGCGGGCAGCAGCTGGCAGTGGCCGTGCTGGATCGCGACGCGTTCGGCGGCGTCGGTGTTGTCGGAGGCCCAGACCTGGTCGGCGCGGGCCAGCACGCCCAGGTCGGCCCGCCCGCCGCCGCCCGCGCACGACTCCAGGTACAGGTCGGGACGGGCGGCACGCAGCCGGTCCATCACCTCGTAGACGCCGCGCGTGTGCTCGACCCAGACCCGGTCGGGGTCGGCGGCCCCCGGCTGCCCCGC containing:
- a CDS encoding MFS transporter, translating into MSLAPARPEALAEPTRRVGPGWILLYVLANTGMFIPMQVPTTFLMPAQVAQIDPAGKVGAYAWVSMMGAISGIVIAPLAGALCDRTTGRFGRRRPWMIAGSLACMAALIYTGVQTTVAGITLGSLVLSASFMIIGAGIAPVIPDRVPVAQRGVVLGWATVPQAGGLIAGGLLLGLLTGFPAQYVLMASFPLLITLFAVVMEDPPLPPDHREPFSLRAFLDGYRISPRRHPDFVWAMSSRFIMGLGYGLGTLYMPYFLDDVLHYEQLFPGRSTEDGLLIVVGVNCVATISTVVLSGWLSDRLGRRRMLVCVGGLTMAVAAIPLALSPTWTMTLVSAVILGLGYGVYLAVDTALVTEVLPASADRGKDMALANLMASLPYVLVPPIASVVLGDLGGYPSLFLCSAAMSALGAVLVWKVRGVR